From the genome of Erythrobacter litoralis, one region includes:
- the rimP gene encoding ribosome maturation protein RimP, translated as MADIERLTAIIEPEAKALGFDLVRVKMMPSEAGDGGQALQVMAEDPATGQLVIDQCAALSRRISNAIDVAEEAGEVLIEGAYHLEVSSPGIDRPLTRVRDFVNWAGHEARIVMVKGYEGQRTLKGELVGIEGETVVINDTKAGETRLPRQQIHSAKLVLTDALIAATRPLDTSGADELIEELEEEKADD; from the coding sequence TTGGCCGACATCGAGCGTCTGACCGCGATCATCGAGCCCGAGGCGAAAGCGCTCGGATTCGATCTCGTGCGCGTGAAGATGATGCCGTCCGAAGCTGGCGACGGCGGGCAGGCGCTGCAGGTCATGGCCGAGGACCCGGCGACGGGCCAGCTCGTGATCGACCAGTGCGCTGCGCTTTCGCGGCGCATTTCCAACGCGATCGACGTGGCCGAGGAAGCGGGCGAGGTGCTGATCGAAGGCGCCTACCACCTTGAGGTTTCCAGCCCCGGCATCGACCGCCCGCTCACGCGCGTGCGCGACTTCGTCAACTGGGCCGGGCACGAAGCCCGGATCGTCATGGTCAAGGGCTATGAGGGACAGCGCACCTTGAAGGGCGAACTTGTCGGCATCGAGGGCGAAACGGTCGTCATCAACGATACGAAGGCGGGCGAAACGCGCCTGCCGCGCCAGCAAATCCACTCCGCCAAGCTCGTCCTCACCGACGCGCTGATCGCGGCGACGCGCCCGCTCGACACGAGCGGGGCGGACGAACTCATCGAAGAACTTGAAGAAGAGAAGGCAGACGACTGA
- the pspA gene encoding phage shock protein PspA produces the protein MRTSPTPTQNPRGGRGERGGSQNDASRARPRSNSFLDGVAFMGIFSRTRDIIAANFNDLLDNADDPAKMIRMIILEMEETLVEVRASAARTIADQKEMHRHCVKLDKLQADWAEKAQLALSKDREDLARAALVEKKKAADTADQLKAEIAVLDDALRAYEDDIAKLQHRLREARSRQSAIAARLESAENRVKLRTLMSTERTDEALARFDQLERRVDYAEGRADALRIAEGGKPTLSDEIAALAGDDAVDDELEQMKKALGKDAPKKEQ, from the coding sequence TTGCGCACCAGCCCCACCCCGACGCAGAACCCGCGCGGCGGGCGCGGCGAACGGGGCGGCAGCCAAAACGACGCCTCGCGCGCCCGGCCCCGCAGCAATTCGTTCCTAGATGGAGTAGCCTTCATGGGCATTTTCAGCCGAACCCGCGACATCATCGCGGCCAATTTCAACGACCTGCTCGACAATGCCGACGACCCGGCGAAGATGATCCGCATGATCATCCTCGAAATGGAGGAGACCCTGGTCGAGGTCCGGGCAAGCGCGGCGCGCACCATCGCCGACCAGAAGGAAATGCACCGGCACTGCGTCAAGCTCGACAAGCTCCAGGCCGACTGGGCCGAAAAGGCGCAGCTTGCGCTGTCGAAGGACCGCGAGGACCTCGCCCGCGCGGCGCTGGTCGAGAAGAAGAAGGCGGCCGACACCGCCGACCAGCTCAAGGCCGAGATCGCCGTGCTCGACGATGCCCTGCGCGCCTATGAGGACGACATCGCCAAGCTGCAGCACCGCCTGCGCGAAGCGCGCAGCCGCCAGAGCGCGATCGCCGCCCGTCTCGAAAGCGCGGAGAACCGCGTCAAGCTGCGCACCTTGATGAGCACCGAACGCACCGACGAGGCGCTCGCCCGGTTCGACCAGCTCGAACGCCGGGTCGATTACGCCGAAGGGCGCGCCGACGCGCTGCGCATCGCGGAAGGCGGCAAGCCCACCCTTTCGGACGAGATCGCCGCGCTTGCCGGCGACGATGCGGTCGATGACGAACTCGAACAGATGAAAAAGGCGCTCGGCAAGGACGCGCCGAAGAAGGAACAATAA
- a CDS encoding PaaI family thioesterase, whose product MSEAGFFPEDHHTSPHTALLGSEFVGWDEATQTATMRFTVKREMTTWRGGVQGGLVAGYLDDVMGYAYVAATGGEQAPLNLDLSMSLIRLIPEGPLIATGRVVKAGRKVVFLEGELYSEDGKLMARATSTALPTPRPSPESTGML is encoded by the coding sequence ATGAGCGAAGCTGGCTTTTTCCCCGAGGATCATCACACCTCGCCTCATACCGCGCTGCTCGGCTCGGAATTCGTGGGCTGGGACGAGGCGACGCAGACCGCGACCATGCGCTTCACCGTGAAGCGTGAGATGACCACCTGGCGCGGCGGCGTGCAGGGCGGGCTGGTCGCGGGCTATCTCGACGATGTCATGGGCTATGCCTATGTCGCCGCTACCGGGGGCGAGCAGGCGCCGCTCAATCTCGACCTTTCGATGAGCCTCATCCGGCTCATCCCCGAAGGCCCGCTGATCGCCACGGGCAGGGTGGTGAAGGCGGGGCGCAAGGTCGTCTTCCTCGAAGGCGAACTCTATTCCGAGGACGGCAAGCTGATGGCCCGCGCGACGTCGACCGCGTTGCCTACCCCGCGCCCTTCGCCGGAATCGACAGGAATGCTGTGA
- the pspF gene encoding phage shock protein operon transcriptional activator produces the protein MERENQFIGQSGAFLDAVERASRAAALSRPVLVIGERGTGKELIAERLHRLSTRWDEPLVTMNCAALPETLIEAELFGHEAGAFTGATKARTGRFEEADKGTLFLDELGTLSMGAQERLLRAVEYGEVTRIGASRPVRVDVRIVAATNDDLPALAESGEFRADLLDRLSFEVITLPPLRVREGDIGVLAEYFGRRMAAEIEWLGWPGFAPHVMDQLENYAWPGNVRELRNVVERAVYRWDDPSMPIAHVQFDPFDSPWKPRAPSHRTASATGGAAQAAPRAEDFASSAPCFDEIEDLRAAVDAHERAIVEHALGRHRWNQRQTARALNLTYDQLRHCIKKHGLMESESAD, from the coding sequence ATGGAGCGCGAAAACCAGTTCATCGGCCAGTCCGGCGCCTTTCTCGACGCGGTCGAGCGCGCCAGTCGCGCCGCCGCGCTCTCCCGCCCCGTTCTCGTCATCGGCGAGCGCGGGACCGGCAAGGAACTCATCGCCGAACGACTCCACCGCCTCTCGACCCGCTGGGACGAGCCGCTGGTGACGATGAACTGCGCGGCGCTGCCCGAAACCCTGATCGAGGCTGAACTGTTCGGCCACGAGGCGGGCGCCTTCACCGGTGCTACCAAGGCGCGCACCGGAAGGTTCGAGGAAGCCGACAAGGGGACGTTGTTTCTCGACGAACTGGGCACGCTTTCGATGGGCGCGCAGGAACGCCTGCTGAGGGCGGTCGAATATGGTGAAGTCACGCGAATCGGTGCCTCGCGCCCCGTCAGGGTCGATGTCCGCATCGTCGCCGCCACGAATGACGACCTGCCCGCGCTCGCCGAGAGCGGCGAATTCCGTGCCGACCTGCTCGACCGGCTTTCCTTCGAGGTCATCACCCTGCCGCCGCTGCGCGTGCGCGAAGGCGATATCGGTGTGCTCGCGGAATATTTCGGGCGGCGCATGGCGGCCGAGATCGAATGGCTCGGCTGGCCCGGCTTCGCCCCGCACGTGATGGACCAGCTCGAGAATTACGCCTGGCCGGGCAATGTGCGCGAACTGCGCAACGTGGTCGAGCGCGCGGTCTATCGCTGGGACGATCCCTCGATGCCGATCGCCCATGTCCAGTTCGACCCGTTCGACAGCCCGTGGAAGCCGCGCGCGCCCTCTCACCGGACCGCTTCCGCCACTGGCGGCGCCGCGCAGGCCGCGCCGCGGGCCGAGGACTTCGCCTCATCCGCCCCCTGCTTCGACGAGATCGAGGACCTGCGCGCCGCGGTCGACGCGCATGAGCGCGCGATCGTCGAACATGCGCTGGGCAGGCATCGCTGGAACCAGCGCCAGACCGCCCGCGCGCTGAACCTGACCTATGACCAGCTGCGCCACTGCATCAAGAAGCACGGCCTCATGGAAAGCGAAAGCGCGGACTGA
- a CDS encoding YceI family protein — MHGLRLFLLSLVALFGGLAALAQQPGSGALNYRLDSSASDVSARVPFFGLASKTARFPRMEGAVTIVPDAPERAVIDVTFDAEAIEAPDRVTLRRLRGEKFFWVDRYPKIRFVGRSLRMSNPLEGTLEGMLTARGVSKPQTLAVRFDSPPAKAVGAPISFTGKTTIDRRDYGMKSYQLIVGNEVDIELRARMVPR, encoded by the coding sequence ATGCATGGCCTCCGACTTTTCCTGCTGTCGCTCGTCGCGCTGTTCGGCGGGCTTGCTGCGCTGGCGCAGCAACCCGGCTCCGGCGCGCTCAACTATCGGCTCGATTCGAGCGCGAGCGACGTGTCGGCCCGCGTCCCTTTCTTCGGCCTCGCCAGCAAGACCGCGCGCTTTCCCCGGATGGAAGGCGCGGTCACGATCGTCCCAGATGCGCCCGAACGCGCGGTGATCGACGTGACCTTCGATGCCGAGGCGATCGAGGCGCCCGACCGCGTGACCCTGCGGCGCCTGCGGGGGGAGAAGTTCTTCTGGGTGGACCGCTATCCCAAGATCCGCTTTGTCGGACGCTCGCTCAGGATGTCGAACCCGCTCGAAGGCACGCTCGAGGGGATGCTGACCGCACGCGGGGTCAGCAAGCCGCAAACTCTCGCCGTCAGGTTCGACAGCCCCCCGGCCAAGGCGGTGGGCGCGCCGATCAGCTTTACCGGCAAGACGACGATCGACCGGCGCGACTACGGCATGAAAAGCTACCAGCTGATCGTCGGCAACGAGGTCGACATCGAACTGCGCGCGCGGATGGTTCCGCGCTAG
- the rbfA gene encoding 30S ribosome-binding factor RbfA: MVRKQEYTAEQHSVRVLKVGERVRHILSELLARREVHDETVSAANISVTEVRMTPDLRHATAYVKPLLGQGEDEIVTALRQNTAFLQREVAKRLGLKFAPKLRFCKDESFAEADRIEALLRDPKVARDLDGEEE, translated from the coding sequence ATGGTTCGCAAGCAGGAATACACCGCCGAACAGCATTCGGTCCGCGTCCTCAAGGTGGGCGAGCGGGTGCGGCATATCCTGTCCGAACTGCTCGCCCGGCGCGAAGTGCATGACGAGACGGTGAGCGCGGCGAACATTTCCGTGACCGAAGTCCGCATGACCCCGGACCTGCGCCATGCGACCGCTTACGTGAAGCCGTTGCTGGGGCAGGGCGAGGACGAGATCGTGACCGCGCTGAGGCAGAACACCGCCTTTCTCCAGCGCGAGGTGGCCAAGCGGCTGGGCCTCAAGTTCGCGCCGAAGCTCAGGTTTTGCAAGGATGAAAGCTTTGCCGAGGCTGACCGCATAGAGGCGCTGCTGCGCGATCCCAAGGTGGCGCGCGACCTCGATGGCGAAGAGGAATAG
- the infB gene encoding translation initiation factor IF-2, with translation MSDDNEKRTRKPLGLKRAVDAGEVKQTFSHGRTNKVAVEVKRRRKLVKPGEAAPAPTPAPEPEAAPAPAPAPAAKKPAPAPAKPKAPAGETPQERVKRLQREAEEERLRLAEEARKREDEQARKAAEEEKRRAEANQKAQEDAEKRATEEAKAEAEAPAEVESPAAEPAAADAPAAKQDSVPAARKFTPVARPEPKRPEKKKKEEKRPAPSTGGKDKRRSGKLTVTRALNEDEGRRARSLAALKRAREKERRMQGGGSSKPREKQVRDVVVPEAITVQELANRMAEKGADLVKALFNMGMMVTVNQTIDADTAELLVEEFGHNIKRVSEADIDIIPTEDDDPEDTLKPRPPVVTIMGHVDHGKTSLLDALRGTDVTKGEAGGITQHIGSYQVTTKNKDKITFLDTPGHAAFTEMRARGANVTDIVVLVVAADDGIMPQTIEAINHTKAAGVPMIVAINKVDKDEAKPDNVRNRLLEHEVIVEKLSGDVQDVEVSAKTGAGLDELLEAIALQAELLELKARPDRDAEATVIEAQLDKGRGPVATVLVTRGTLKRGDTFVVGTESGRVRALVDDSGKQIKEAGPSMPVEVLGLGGVPSAGDQLTVVENEQRAREVAEYRQEKATEKRTALAPTNFDTMFNNLKANVIEWPVLVKADVQGSVEAIVNALHNISNDEIKVRVLHAGVGAITETDVSLAAASGAPIIGFNVRPNAKARDLVKRDNVRMMYYDVIYHLTEEVAKEMAGELGPERIETVVGRAEVKQVFPAGKKDKAAGLLVIDGVIRKGLFARLTREDVIVSATKIASLRRFKDDVDEVRAGLECGVVLEDTNDIKAGDNLEVFSVEERERTLEF, from the coding sequence ATGAGCGACGATAACGAAAAACGCACCCGCAAGCCGTTGGGCCTCAAGCGCGCGGTGGACGCTGGCGAAGTCAAGCAGACCTTCAGCCACGGCCGCACGAACAAGGTCGCGGTCGAGGTGAAGCGCCGCCGCAAGCTTGTGAAGCCGGGCGAGGCCGCGCCTGCGCCCACTCCCGCGCCCGAACCCGAGGCCGCGCCCGCTCCCGCCCCGGCTCCCGCGGCGAAGAAGCCCGCGCCTGCTCCCGCCAAACCGAAGGCTCCGGCCGGCGAAACCCCGCAGGAACGCGTGAAGCGGCTGCAGCGCGAGGCCGAGGAAGAACGCCTGCGCCTCGCCGAGGAAGCGAGAAAGCGCGAGGACGAACAGGCGCGCAAGGCCGCCGAAGAGGAAAAGCGCCGCGCCGAAGCGAACCAGAAAGCGCAGGAAGACGCCGAAAAGCGCGCCACCGAGGAAGCGAAGGCCGAGGCCGAGGCTCCTGCAGAGGTCGAGAGCCCGGCTGCGGAACCCGCCGCTGCCGACGCGCCCGCTGCAAAGCAGGATTCCGTGCCCGCAGCGCGCAAGTTCACGCCGGTCGCCCGGCCCGAGCCCAAGCGTCCGGAAAAGAAGAAGAAGGAAGAAAAGCGTCCTGCCCCCAGCACCGGCGGCAAGGACAAGCGCCGTTCGGGCAAGCTCACCGTCACCCGCGCTCTGAACGAGGACGAGGGACGCCGTGCGCGGAGCCTCGCCGCACTGAAGCGGGCGCGTGAGAAGGAACGCCGGATGCAGGGCGGCGGCTCTTCCAAGCCGCGTGAAAAGCAGGTCCGCGACGTCGTCGTGCCAGAAGCGATCACGGTGCAGGAGCTCGCCAACCGCATGGCCGAAAAGGGTGCGGACCTCGTCAAGGCGCTCTTCAACATGGGCATGATGGTGACGGTCAACCAGACCATCGACGCCGATACAGCCGAGCTGCTGGTCGAGGAATTCGGCCACAACATCAAGCGCGTGTCCGAAGCCGATATCGACATCATCCCGACCGAGGACGACGATCCGGAAGATACGCTGAAGCCGCGCCCGCCGGTGGTCACGATCATGGGCCATGTCGATCACGGCAAGACCAGCCTGCTCGATGCGCTGCGCGGAACCGACGTGACCAAGGGCGAGGCCGGCGGCATCACCCAGCACATCGGCAGCTACCAGGTGACGACCAAGAACAAGGACAAGATCACCTTCCTCGACACGCCCGGCCACGCCGCCTTCACCGAAATGCGCGCGCGCGGGGCGAATGTCACCGACATCGTCGTGCTCGTCGTGGCGGCCGATGACGGGATCATGCCGCAGACGATTGAGGCCATCAATCACACAAAGGCCGCGGGCGTCCCCATGATCGTCGCGATCAACAAGGTCGACAAGGACGAGGCGAAACCCGACAATGTGCGCAACCGCCTGCTCGAACACGAGGTCATCGTCGAGAAGCTGTCGGGTGACGTGCAGGATGTCGAAGTCTCGGCCAAGACCGGTGCTGGCCTCGACGAACTGCTCGAGGCGATCGCGCTCCAGGCCGAACTGCTCGAACTCAAGGCGCGCCCCGACCGCGATGCCGAGGCGACCGTGATCGAAGCGCAGCTCGACAAGGGCCGCGGCCCGGTCGCAACCGTGCTGGTGACGCGCGGCACGCTCAAGCGCGGCGACACCTTCGTCGTCGGCACCGAAAGCGGCCGCGTGCGCGCACTTGTCGATGACAGCGGCAAGCAGATCAAGGAAGCCGGCCCCTCCATGCCGGTCGAAGTGCTCGGCCTTGGCGGTGTGCCGTCGGCGGGCGACCAGCTCACCGTGGTCGAGAACGAACAGCGCGCCCGCGAAGTTGCCGAATATCGCCAGGAAAAGGCGACGGAAAAGCGCACCGCGCTCGCTCCGACCAATTTCGACACGATGTTCAACAATCTGAAGGCGAACGTGATCGAATGGCCGGTGCTGGTGAAAGCCGACGTGCAGGGCTCGGTCGAGGCGATCGTCAACGCGCTCCACAACATCTCGAACGACGAGATCAAGGTGCGCGTTCTTCACGCAGGCGTCGGTGCGATCACCGAAACCGACGTGTCGCTGGCGGCGGCGTCCGGTGCCCCGATCATCGGCTTCAACGTGCGCCCCAATGCCAAGGCGCGCGACCTGGTGAAGCGCGATAACGTGCGGATGATGTATTACGACGTGATCTACCACCTCACCGAGGAGGTCGCGAAGGAAATGGCGGGCGAACTCGGTCCGGAACGGATCGAGACGGTCGTCGGCCGCGCCGAGGTCAAGCAGGTCTTCCCGGCCGGCAAGAAGGACAAGGCCGCCGGCCTCCTCGTCATCGACGGGGTCATCCGCAAGGGCCTGTTCGCGCGTCTCACCCGGGAGGATGTCATCGTCTCCGCGACCAAGATCGCCTCGCTCCGCCGGTTCAAGGATGACGTGGACGAGGTCCGCGCAGGGCTCGAATGCGGCGTGGTGCTGGAGGATACGAACGACATCAAGGCCGGCGACAATCTGGAAGTGTTCTCCGTCGAGGAGCGCGAGCGGACGCTCGAGTTCTGA
- a CDS encoding thymidine kinase, with translation MAKLYFYYSSMNAGKSSSLLQADFNYRERGMNTMLWTAALDTRSQGMVRSRIGLEAGAHRFGHDTDLFSAISVAHEHEDANQFGSKGLDCVLVDEAQFLTPAQVWQLARICDEVGIPVLCYGLRTDFQGELFPGSAALLGIADALVELKAVCHCGRKATMNLRVDEAGDPIREGEQTAIGGNESYVALCRRHFSRALAR, from the coding sequence TTGGCGAAGCTCTATTTCTATTATTCGAGCATGAATGCGGGGAAGAGCTCCTCGCTGCTCCAGGCCGATTTCAACTATCGCGAGCGCGGCATGAACACGATGCTGTGGACCGCCGCGCTCGATACGCGCTCGCAAGGCATGGTGAGGAGCCGCATTGGGCTGGAGGCCGGCGCGCATCGTTTCGGGCACGATACCGACCTCTTCAGCGCGATCTCGGTCGCACATGAGCACGAGGATGCGAACCAATTCGGCAGCAAGGGGCTCGACTGCGTGCTGGTGGACGAGGCACAGTTCCTGACACCCGCGCAGGTCTGGCAGCTCGCCCGCATCTGCGACGAAGTCGGTATCCCGGTGCTGTGCTATGGCCTGAGAACCGATTTCCAGGGCGAACTCTTTCCCGGCTCCGCCGCGCTGCTTGGCATTGCGGACGCGCTCGTCGAACTCAAGGCCGTGTGCCATTGCGGGCGCAAGGCGACGATGAACCTGCGCGTCGATGAAGCGGGCGATCCGATCCGCGAGGGCGAGCAGACCGCGATCGGCGGCAATGAAAGCTATGTCGCCTTGTGCCGGCGGCACTTTTCCCGGGCTCTCGCGCGCTAG
- the nusA gene encoding transcription termination factor NusA: MASAISANKAELLAIANAVASEKMIDKSIVIEAMEEAIQKSARNRYGAENDIRAKLDPQTGDLTLWRVVEVVEEVEDYFKQVDLKQAEKLQPGAQLGDFIVDPLPPVDLGRIDAQSAKQVIFQKVRDAERERQFEEFKDRAGEIITGVIKSVEFGHVIVNLGRAEGVIRRDQQIPREAARVGERVRALITKVERNNRGPQIFLSRAAPDFMRKLFAQEVPEIYDGIIDIKAAARDPGSRAKIGVISYDSSIDPVGACVGMKGSRVQAVVQELQGEKIDIIPWSEDTATFVVNALQPATVSRVVLDEEEGRIEVVVPDDQLSLAIGRRGQNVRLASQLTGHQIDIMTEEEASEKRSKEFAERSKMFEEELDVDETLSQLLVAEGFAELEEVAYVELSELAAIEGFDEELAEELQSRAIEALERQEEGHRAARRELGVEDDLAELPHLSEAMLVTLGKAGIKTLDDLADLATDELIAKKREAPRRRNNNADGPPMRRPQREQDKGGVLGEYGLTEEQGNEIIMAARAHWFEDEEPQAAPSGSENEEPAASEPDTQEAAHADSDQ, encoded by the coding sequence ATGGCCAGTGCCATTTCCGCGAACAAGGCCGAATTGCTCGCGATCGCCAATGCGGTCGCCTCGGAGAAGATGATCGACAAGTCGATCGTGATCGAGGCGATGGAAGAAGCGATTCAGAAGAGCGCGCGCAACCGCTATGGCGCGGAAAACGACATCCGCGCCAAGCTCGATCCCCAGACCGGAGACCTCACGCTTTGGCGTGTCGTCGAAGTGGTCGAGGAGGTCGAGGACTATTTCAAGCAGGTCGACCTGAAGCAGGCCGAGAAGCTCCAGCCCGGCGCGCAGCTTGGCGATTTCATTGTCGACCCGCTGCCCCCGGTCGATCTCGGCCGGATCGACGCGCAGTCGGCCAAGCAGGTGATCTTCCAGAAGGTCCGCGATGCCGAGCGCGAGCGCCAGTTCGAGGAGTTCAAGGATCGCGCGGGTGAAATCATCACCGGCGTCATCAAGTCGGTCGAATTCGGCCACGTGATCGTCAATCTCGGCCGGGCCGAGGGCGTCATCCGCCGCGACCAGCAGATCCCGCGCGAAGCCGCCCGCGTGGGCGAGCGCGTGCGCGCGCTCATCACCAAGGTCGAACGCAACAATCGCGGGCCGCAGATCTTCCTGTCGCGCGCCGCGCCCGATTTCATGCGCAAGCTGTTCGCGCAGGAAGTGCCCGAAATCTACGACGGCATCATCGACATCAAGGCGGCCGCGCGCGACCCGGGCAGCCGCGCCAAGATCGGCGTGATCAGCTATGACAGCTCGATCGACCCCGTCGGCGCCTGCGTCGGCATGAAGGGCAGCCGCGTCCAGGCGGTGGTGCAGGAACTCCAGGGCGAAAAGATTGACATCATCCCCTGGTCAGAAGACACCGCGACCTTCGTCGTCAACGCATTGCAGCCCGCCACCGTCAGCCGCGTCGTTCTCGACGAGGAAGAGGGCCGGATCGAGGTCGTCGTGCCCGATGACCAGCTTTCCCTCGCGATCGGGCGGCGCGGCCAGAACGTGCGTCTCGCCAGCCAGCTGACCGGTCACCAGATCGACATCATGACCGAGGAAGAGGCCTCCGAGAAGCGCTCGAAGGAATTCGCCGAACGCTCCAAGATGTTCGAGGAGGAGCTCGACGTCGACGAAACGCTTTCGCAACTGCTCGTCGCCGAAGGTTTCGCCGAACTCGAAGAGGTCGCCTATGTCGAACTCTCCGAACTCGCCGCGATCGAGGGCTTCGACGAGGAACTCGCCGAGGAACTCCAGAGCCGCGCGATCGAAGCGCTCGAGAGGCAGGAAGAAGGTCACCGTGCCGCCCGCCGCGAACTCGGCGTCGAAGACGATCTCGCCGAACTCCCGCATCTCTCCGAAGCGATGCTGGTCACGCTCGGCAAGGCGGGGATCAAGACGTTGGACGATCTTGCCGATCTCGCCACCGACGAACTGATCGCCAAGAAGCGAGAGGCTCCGCGTCGCCGCAACAACAATGCGGACGGCCCGCCGATGCGTCGCCCGCAGCGCGAACAGGACAAGGGCGGGGTACTCGGCGAATACGGTCTGACCGAAGAGCAGGGCAACGAGATCATCATGGCCGCCCGCGCCCATTGGTTCGAAGACGAAGAGCCTCAGGCCGCTCCGTCCGGGTCCGAGAACGAGGAACCGGCCGCGAGCGAGCCCGACACCCAGGAGGCCGCCCATGCGGACTCCGACCAATGA
- a CDS encoding PilZ domain-containing protein — translation MADPEDRPEEPNAAEGARPVGSGRGPDAALGGFDRDGADQAAAGLPPIANTGRRSAARLRVSLPARLISIEGERACVLVNLSRTGAMVAVEGPVRVGENAVLSCAELEAFGEVVRADGGLYAMRFDDLISEAEVIAIRRLYDNFEERERRSLVDTVRDWVTGESGDERLK, via the coding sequence TTGGCGGATCCTGAAGACAGGCCTGAAGAACCGAACGCGGCCGAAGGCGCACGCCCGGTCGGTTCCGGGCGCGGGCCGGACGCTGCCCTTGGCGGATTCGACAGGGACGGCGCGGATCAAGCCGCAGCGGGACTTCCGCCCATTGCCAATACCGGTCGCCGCTCCGCTGCGCGCCTGCGCGTCAGCCTTCCCGCGCGGCTGATTTCGATCGAGGGCGAACGCGCCTGCGTGCTCGTGAACCTTTCGCGCACCGGGGCGATGGTTGCGGTAGAAGGTCCGGTGCGCGTGGGCGAGAACGCGGTGCTCAGCTGCGCCGAGCTCGAAGCGTTCGGCGAAGTGGTCCGCGCCGATGGCGGGCTTTATGCCATGCGCTTCGATGACCTGATAAGCGAAGCCGAGGTGATTGCCATCCGGCGCCTTTACGACAATTTCGAGGAGCGCGAGCGGCGCTCGCTCGTCGACACGGTGCGAGACTGGGTGACGGGCGAAAGCGGCGATGAACGCTTGAAATGA
- a CDS encoding DUF448 domain-containing protein, translating to MRTPTNERLTHDIDEGPASGASGSERRCILSGKTFPREDLLRLAVSPPDADGLSHVLPDPGAKAPGRGAWIVPDREALESALEEGHLKRALLRAFRGSRLAIPDDLAGRIEAALSRSLADRLGLELRAGHVVLGSSRIEEQARAGRIELLLHARDSSEDGRKRLDQAWRVGSDAEGSGLRGEVLPLDRAALSVALGRDNVVHLGVSHPRGQGAGGSSPASRVAHAASRLSNYMAGAAERSGAHALSAGTADASGVGTRNT from the coding sequence ATGCGGACTCCGACCAATGAGCGCCTGACGCACGACATCGACGAGGGCCCTGCTTCCGGCGCTTCCGGGAGCGAACGGCGCTGCATCCTGTCGGGAAAGACCTTCCCGCGCGAGGATCTGCTGCGCCTTGCCGTCTCTCCGCCGGACGCGGACGGGCTCAGCCACGTCCTGCCCGATCCGGGCGCCAAGGCGCCGGGGCGGGGTGCGTGGATCGTGCCCGACCGCGAAGCGCTTGAAAGCGCGCTCGAAGAGGGCCATCTGAAGCGAGCGTTGCTGCGCGCGTTCCGGGGGTCGAGACTGGCCATTCCGGACGATCTCGCCGGCCGCATCGAGGCGGCGCTTTCGCGCAGCCTCGCTGACCGGCTGGGGCTCGAACTGCGTGCCGGGCATGTCGTGCTCGGCTCCTCGCGGATCGAGGAACAGGCGAGGGCGGGGCGGATCGAGCTCCTGCTCCATGCCCGCGACAGCAGCGAGGACGGGCGCAAACGGCTCGACCAGGCCTGGCGCGTCGGGAGCGATGCGGAAGGCTCGGGGCTGCGCGGGGAGGTCTTGCCACTGGACCGCGCGGCGCTCTCTGTGGCATTGGGCCGCGACAATGTCGTCCATTTGGGGGTTTCCCACCCCCGCGGACAGGGGGCAGGCGGTTCCTCGCCGGCCTCGCGGGTTGCACATGCGGCAAGCCGCCTTTCGAACTACATGGCGGGCGCAGCGGAGCGATCCGGCGCGCATGCACTATCCGCCGGGACCGCCGATGCATCGGGCGTCGGCACAAGGAATACGTGA